Proteins co-encoded in one Nitratireductor kimnyeongensis genomic window:
- the ftsE gene encoding cell division ATP-binding protein FtsE, whose protein sequence is MIRFENVGHRYGMGPEILRDVSFHLPERSFQFLSGPSGAGKTTLLRLLFMSLKPTRGLITIFGKDRSAITRTELPLLRRNIGVVFQDFRLLDHLTTYENVALPLRVRGREESTYRSDVIELLKWVGLGERMHVLPPILSGGEKQRAAIARALIEQPRILLADEPTGNVDPQLARRLLRLLIELNRLGTAVLIATHDLGLMDQVDARRMVLSGGRLEIYD, encoded by the coding sequence GTGATTCGATTTGAAAATGTCGGCCATAGATATGGGATGGGTCCGGAAATTCTCCGTGACGTCTCCTTTCATCTGCCCGAACGTTCCTTCCAGTTTCTCAGCGGCCCCTCGGGCGCAGGAAAAACAACGCTGCTGCGCCTTCTGTTCATGTCTTTAAAGCCGACACGCGGGCTCATCACGATTTTCGGCAAGGATCGCTCGGCGATCACGCGCACCGAGCTCCCGCTCCTTCGCCGCAATATTGGCGTCGTGTTCCAGGACTTCCGCCTGCTTGACCACCTCACCACCTACGAGAACGTAGCGCTCCCCCTGCGCGTGCGCGGACGGGAAGAATCGACCTATCGCAGCGATGTGATCGAGCTGTTGAAATGGGTGGGGCTTGGTGAGCGTATGCACGTCCTGCCCCCCATTCTCTCGGGCGGAGAAAAGCAGCGCGCAGCCATCGCCCGTGCGCTTATCGAGCAGCCGCGGATCCTTCTGGCCGACGAGCCGACCGGCAATGTGGATCCGCAATTGGCTCGCCGCCTGCTTCGGCTTCTCATCGAGCTGAATCGTCTCGGCACCGCCGTTCTCATCGCCACCCACGATCTCGGCCTGATGGATCAGGTGGATGCGCGCCGTATGGTGCTATCCGGCGGAA